In bacterium YEK0313, one genomic interval encodes:
- the glnA_1 gene encoding Glutamine synthetase has product MTVMTTVEPEHLVTLVTTDYSGITRGRSIRARAFEADAAVSVGWVPANQSLTPFDIIAADSPWGSSGDLRLMPDRAARHAVRLPGAATALDMVMSDVVELDGSPWAACPRAFLKSALDDLGRETGLTLAGAFEHEFQVKGEPFPAAPAFSLAALRRADPLGPLVLAALGAAGLAPDTFIAEYGRDQFEVTVGPAQGVAVADQAVALREIIRETARLAGLATTFAPKTAPDAVGNGVHIHMSLVDGAGRNALYDPARSGRLSEVGAAFAAGIVRHMPAIVAVTAPSVASYLRLKPHNWSASYTWLGDQDREASLRICPTPTLGGKDPARSFNMEFRAADATASPHLALGMLVRAGLAGIRERLPVPPIFSGDPEQLDEAERTRLGLVRLPQSLGAALEALESDPVARAFLAPQALATYLGMKRAEIALTDGLDPAALCRRYAEIY; this is encoded by the coding sequence GTGACCGTCATGACCACAGTCGAGCCCGAACATCTCGTCACGCTGGTGACGACGGACTATTCCGGCATCACCCGCGGCCGCTCGATCCGGGCCCGTGCCTTCGAGGCGGATGCGGCGGTGAGCGTCGGCTGGGTGCCGGCCAACCAGTCGCTGACGCCCTTCGACATCATCGCCGCCGACAGCCCGTGGGGCTCGTCCGGCGATCTCCGGCTGATGCCCGACCGGGCGGCGCGCCACGCCGTGCGCCTGCCGGGCGCGGCGACCGCTCTCGACATGGTGATGAGCGACGTCGTCGAGCTCGACGGCAGCCCCTGGGCCGCCTGCCCGCGCGCGTTCCTGAAGAGCGCGCTCGACGACCTCGGCCGCGAGACCGGCCTGACGCTGGCCGGCGCCTTCGAGCACGAGTTCCAGGTCAAGGGCGAGCCGTTCCCGGCAGCGCCGGCCTTTTCGCTCGCTGCGCTGAGGCGGGCCGATCCGCTCGGCCCCCTGGTGCTGGCCGCTCTCGGCGCCGCCGGCCTCGCGCCCGACACCTTCATCGCCGAATATGGCCGCGACCAGTTCGAGGTGACGGTCGGCCCGGCGCAAGGCGTCGCGGTCGCCGACCAGGCGGTGGCGCTGCGCGAGATCATCCGCGAAACGGCCCGCCTTGCCGGCCTTGCCACCACCTTCGCCCCGAAGACCGCGCCGGACGCGGTCGGCAACGGCGTGCACATTCATATGAGCCTTGTCGACGGCGCCGGCCGCAATGCGCTCTACGATCCCGCCCGCTCCGGCCGCCTGTCGGAGGTCGGAGCGGCCTTCGCCGCCGGCATCGTCAGGCACATGCCGGCCATCGTCGCGGTGACCGCGCCGAGCGTTGCCTCCTATCTTCGGCTGAAACCGCACAACTGGAGCGCCAGCTATACCTGGCTCGGCGACCAGGACCGCGAGGCGAGCCTGCGCATCTGCCCGACGCCGACGCTGGGCGGCAAGGATCCCGCCAGGAGCTTCAACATGGAGTTCCGCGCCGCCGATGCGACGGCCTCGCCGCATCTTGCGCTCGGCATGCTGGTGCGCGCCGGCCTTGCCGGCATCCGCGAGCGGCTGCCGGTGCCGCCGATCTTCTCGGGCGATCCGGAACAGCTCGACGAGGCCGAACGCACCCGCCTCGGCCTCGTTCGCCTGCCGCAATCGCTCGGCGCGGCACTCGAAGCGCTGGAGAGCGATCCGGTCGCCCGCGCTTTCCTCGCCCCGCAGGCGCTTGCGACCTATCTGGGCATGAAGCGGGCGGAGATCGCGCTTACCGACGGGCTCGATCCGGCGGCGCTCTGCCGGCGCTATGCGGAGATCTATTGA
- the murR gene encoding HTH-type transcriptional regulator MurR: MTIRERLADPSLALTPSERKLARVILANYPVAGLGTVATLAARADVSDPTVVRFATKLGHQSFTAFQEALLSEVEQRLRSPLMMMEVRQGRAASHPVRGYAEAMAASLSADGEVLSPAEFDRALDLLISAKGRLMLIGGRFSGHLAAIMEAHLRQMRPGTVLLGGPGADLVDQLVDIGSRDVLVVFDYRRYQSDVVAFARQARARGARIVLFTDRWGSPIAEAAEVVLASEVEAPSLFDTMVPALALVEAVLTTMVERIGKPALKRIEALEEARQENAVTVDRDDTAKTGTAEEKR; the protein is encoded by the coding sequence ATGACCATCCGCGAACGCCTTGCCGATCCGTCCCTGGCCCTGACGCCGTCCGAGCGCAAGCTGGCGCGCGTCATCCTGGCGAACTATCCCGTCGCCGGCCTCGGCACGGTGGCGACGCTGGCCGCGCGCGCCGATGTCAGTGACCCGACCGTGGTCCGCTTCGCGACGAAGCTCGGCCATCAGAGCTTCACCGCCTTCCAGGAGGCGCTGCTCAGCGAGGTGGAGCAGCGCCTGCGCTCGCCGCTGATGATGATGGAGGTGCGCCAGGGCCGCGCGGCCAGCCATCCCGTGCGCGGTTATGCCGAGGCCATGGCGGCGAGCCTCTCGGCCGACGGCGAGGTCCTGTCGCCGGCCGAATTCGACCGGGCGCTCGACCTGCTCATCTCGGCCAAGGGCCGCCTCATGCTCATCGGCGGCCGGTTCAGCGGCCATCTCGCGGCGATCATGGAGGCGCATCTGCGCCAGATGCGGCCCGGCACCGTGCTGCTCGGCGGACCAGGAGCCGATCTCGTCGACCAGCTCGTCGATATCGGCAGCCGCGACGTGCTCGTCGTCTTCGACTATCGCCGCTACCAGTCGGATGTCGTCGCCTTTGCGCGCCAGGCCCGGGCGCGCGGCGCGCGGATCGTGCTGTTCACCGACCGCTGGGGCTCGCCGATCGCGGAAGCGGCCGAAGTGGTGCTGGCGAGCGAGGTCGAGGCGCCCTCCCTTTTCGACACGATGGTGCCGGCGCTGGCGCTCGTCGAGGCCGTGCTGACCACCATGGTCGAGCGCATCGGCAAGCCGGCGCTGAAGCGCATCGAGGCGCTGGAAGAGGCTCGCCAGGAGAATGCGGTCACCGTCGACCGCGATGACACGGCAAAGACCGGAACAGCTGAGGAGAAGCGCTGA
- a CDS encoding N-carbamoylsarcosine amidase, whose translation MTAMRRDAPYARGETALLFVDMQKIFAEPGRDPAHPERGADHPFYRTLAETVVPNQRRILAAARAAGIEVMHTVIEALTRDGRDRSLDHKLSDILVPRGHPDAAVIDALKPGEDEIVFPKTSSGVFNSTNIDYVLRNLGVRTLIVAGIVTDQCVDMAVRDAADRGYCVSLPRDACATYTSERHEAALRAFGGYCWVTDTDTVVTRLEALR comes from the coding sequence ATGACAGCGATGCGGCGCGATGCGCCCTATGCCCGTGGCGAGACCGCCCTGCTGTTCGTCGACATGCAGAAGATCTTCGCCGAGCCCGGCCGCGACCCGGCGCATCCCGAGCGCGGCGCCGACCATCCATTCTATCGCACCCTCGCGGAGACGGTGGTGCCGAACCAGCGGCGCATTCTCGCCGCCGCGCGGGCCGCCGGCATCGAGGTCATGCACACGGTGATCGAGGCGCTCACCCGCGACGGCCGCGACCGCTCGCTCGACCACAAGCTTTCCGACATCCTGGTGCCGCGCGGGCACCCCGACGCAGCCGTGATCGATGCGCTGAAGCCCGGCGAGGACGAGATCGTCTTCCCCAAGACCTCGTCCGGCGTCTTCAACTCCACCAATATCGACTATGTCCTGCGCAATCTCGGCGTCCGCACATTGATCGTCGCCGGCATCGTCACCGACCAGTGCGTCGACATGGCGGTGCGCGACGCCGCCGACCGCGGCTATTGCGTCAGCCTGCCGCGCGATGCCTGCGCAACCTATACCAGCGAGCGGCACGAGGCGGCGCTGCGGGCCTTCGGCGGCTATTGCTGGGTGACCGACACCGACACGGTGGTCACGCGCCTGGAGGCATTGCGGTGA